tacCACTCGCATCGGTCgtaagaagcgcaaggccgCCGGTCCCAGCACTGCATCCAAGCTACCAGACATTTACCCCACGTCACGATGTAAACTCCGGTATCTTCGAATGCAGCGTGTCCACGACCACCTACTACTGGAGGAAGAGTACGTTGAAAACATGGAGCGGCTACGGAAAGCCAAGGTGTCTGTGCTACCGGCTGCCAGCGGCGGAGATGTCGATATCACGGACAGAAATGCCGATGAGCGCGGGCGTGTCGATGATATGAGAGGGAGCCCGATGGGTGTCGGCAACTTGGAAGAGTTGATTGATGACGACCACGCGATTGTATCGAGTGCGACCGGCCCGGAATACTACGTGTCCATCATGTCGTTTGTCGACAAGGACCTGCTTGAGCCCGGTGCCAGCATTCTACTACACCACAAGTCAGTTTCGGTTGTTGGTGTGTTGACAGAGGAGTCAGATCCGCTGGTTTCGGTGATGAAGCTTGACAAGGCGCCAACCGAATCTTACGCCGATATTGGTGGTCTCGAATCACAAATTCAGGAAGTCCGAGAATCTGTCGAGTTGCCGCTTCTTCACCCCGAGCTGTACGAGGAGATGGGTATCAAACCGCCAAAGGGCGTCATTCTTTACGGAGCGCCCGGAACTGGAAAAACACTACTGGCCAAGGCCGTTGCGAACCAGACCAGTGCCACATTCTTGCGTATTGTTGGAAGTGAGTTGATCCAAAAGT
Above is a window of Aspergillus puulaauensis MK2 DNA, chromosome 2, nearly complete sequence DNA encoding:
- the RPT2 gene encoding proteasome regulatory particle base subunit RPT2 (COG:O;~EggNog:ENOG410PICC;~InterPro:IPR003959,IPR003960,IPR027417,IPR003593, IPR032501,IPR005937,IPR041569;~PFAM:PF16450,PF00004,PF17862,PF07728,PF07724;~go_component: GO:0005737 - cytoplasm [Evidence IEA];~go_function: GO:0005524 - ATP binding [Evidence IEA];~go_function: GO:0016787 - hydrolase activity [Evidence IEA];~go_function: GO:0016887 - ATPase activity [Evidence IEA];~go_process: GO:0030163 - protein catabolic process [Evidence IEA]); the protein is MGNQQSNIGGGPRGDGKDDKDNKKDKPKYEPPPPPTTRIGRKKRKAAGPSTASKLPDIYPTSRCKLRYLRMQRVHDHLLLEEEYVENMERLRKAKVSVLPAASGGDVDITDRNADERGRVDDMRGSPMGVGNLEELIDDDHAIVSSATGPEYYVSIMSFVDKDLLEPGASILLHHKSVSVVGVLTEESDPLVSVMKLDKAPTESYADIGGLESQIQEVRESVELPLLHPELYEEMGIKPPKGVILYGAPGTGKTLLAKAVANQTSATFLRIVGSELIQKYLGDGPRLVRQIFTVAAEHSPSIVFIDEIDAIGTKRYESTSGGEREIQRTMLELLNQLDGFDDRGDVKVVMATNKIETLDPALIRPGRIDRKILFESPDQNTKKKIFTLHTSKMSLGDDVDLDEFISQKDDLSGADIRAICTEAGLMALRERRMRVQMDDFRAARERIMKTKQDGGPVEGLYL